A genomic stretch from Etheostoma cragini isolate CJK2018 chromosome 8, CSU_Ecrag_1.0, whole genome shotgun sequence includes:
- the si:ch211-272n13.3 gene encoding ankyrin repeat domain-containing protein 26 isoform X8: MKKIFSFTKKKKHPSGTPDNGSVLSVGYELKEKDLGKVHKAASVGDLAKLKQLAKKNDINQLDKENRTALHIACASGHVEVVQFLVESKAKLNLCDNQNRSALMKAVQCQHEHCVSILVENHADPNLVDINGNTALHLAANIPSISTTVLLLEHGADINAQNKEGFTPLTVSVREDHIDMAEFLLKEGASVNFMDQGQRSPLMIAAGNGQISMLRLLLRFDADITLKDTKGWSADDYAVMNGHHPCSLLIIEHSTQRKDGSPLSHQGQRKKKTKQLLGSPFQDVEAGFSLGGPATDKDEHGANEAGGDFEDNSQSESLSRVSKSAADEWASSEDENESVLIEKKPPKVNLRKMIASKMREASALSDRSLSGTESEPESENRVQTIASLPKASPSSKVPQRPVDPSPTSFLPKAPQMTSSPLPSSGKKEDSTQDEDDDNDQEEERDEETKEEDSVSDENDQPEDSGESLDATLPVPETDVSKDKKRDFLSELGLEKGEEEQDSWDSESHSENLNMTHKEKQSLHTQDQEEMATVEEEIKEIENDDNGDDKGGEHADEDDTIQKKTEKAKWKPLRVLSKLEGDNEQKTDLMEELGLGDVDDLEDASDWDSASTTSKRTLPSRRMPSPGIEEFPECSSPSVKEQDEVIAPAAPLTPQRSINSNKTLPSTPHQPAPQPQPRARKMVLQKSESEEESDWEPDNVASTCNTAKIDNQLQNIAELQAVVTPGSPELSPMARDSKSNLEPVKQQQKEIDEAVDTCQLDLNPCPSDHVDSDGGEKDNDFVYERSPAERSKGGYVPWENRYEKLWVEVEKREVKSTFKNVAGELKEKFGELLKSRHSTEEEQATADFTATEEESSDEDEEGEVIVRPMARARNTVLLTIPEQRESGLEDSVTESTDNSLCENLIQVCEPLASESIMCPEPYLLPDDILEESLSPQLATAQKDSSLSPVTTTFTDNHTVPTLDGDLSTFLKDVAKLGPFHKPHLDPIWKDNNANGDEAEKNNRSSEEDPEELITSHPPSLSRRSASIQGVSDEELEEDMERFKLEVGRETTRTAMRVHKLSTSWDTGGTPLEEVSPGKPETRARAIYQEQQPVATKSTNGAPVQLHLPLQQSCNSNRQEGQAVEETLQLELVRGARRSGAPQTNTHVNGDPLSVFDDSTLSEVSDDEGRFPTSGKQKTENTEVEMAEDFDELTQSSDTATDDIDSPTSGYRHASLLIQKLDSATLDSRSMVKLQNIFHEYERSIQKARSRHGYLADKVSHLEMERAELKTSLEEVKDVKSALERNQLELQTEVTNLKFQLKQEQENSRNATMMYNTTRDKLRRMEEQHQLEVQERQKVELTLRNLELEMRTLVSNVKQLEEDHSESQRLLAQERSARTLQENLLNSHLRKQQEIEDENKRNMSKSNEALSQLTEASDRERELLQQTATLQEQLTSLRTDLEHLQANSSLKESHLLEENEALKEQLEDARRDLKLNSEALTQTVFNCNNQVTTLKSELAMTTTRLENERQTREALDAEVESTRTRLAGAIKEAELCRAANTDTERTLLREKDEHQRLKDRFTGEAASQREQVSSLSQKLAKAETRANSMENEVYRATLQLTEKGLLLEVLQREKDQAALRVKELEAALQAERELVSRAGARQEAVQERLAQTQSECMLLRQQLEEAQNKGVAKDHAVTDAQERFSDILSKLHSDSEERVHLVEERNKELASKAADLRDQIYKLEEEKSERETSVRQLQQELADSLKKLSMSEASLEVNTRYRNDLEEEKARLFKDLDRLKGKLEESEDQYMQAERRINSLKSCLEEREKQLTTAAQKQQEVLSASAAADTTIKQLEEAMQRLEIENARLEAAAKQQSNKIDALQKGAQESAMLSDRSPGGGVGIVDVRGHLEDLVTNLQSSKMTLEDQLSREVQKQSMLSHTAQDSQALWEEELKSRSKLGLRLAELEKEKGDLSTQMEIEKKKAKKIAEQKKAVDTRLDQEMKRNTELQKEMYRLRTVLKTAKKKLRDQDTGAAEFGFPMNSLREDTGRHSQAEGALARLKEKVDDLQMQLEKEGSRRSQLEKVNGDLKDQLSSLKSLSRSNEHLERGKRQLEEEVLDLRRRMEAVQMEQSQVEQYRHDAEERARQEIQQKLEQVNIFLQSQAASQEALDQIKAANETSLRSQLEQKIRELEGELGRARATHHDSLSQKESTRTELERYRQLYTEELRSRKSLTAKLERANSRLAEANSKLLNERSRSLITSSIANGSLGGPSLDLGSLGSPAQYGTTLGPLNRSLGLGFSLLSPVTEGQNSRVEDYLAKMQTELDRNISKELNNATAELDSASARMSPVGSASRVELDPVSRATQQYLEVLKKNNMI; this comes from the exons ATGAAGAAGATATTCAGCTTTactaagaaaaagaaacacccATCTGGTACTCCTGACAATGGGAGTGTGCTTTCTGTTGGCTATGAACTGAAAGAAAAGGACCTCGGGAAGGTTCACAAGGCTGCCTCAGTGGGAGATTTGGCAAAGCTGAAACAGCTTGCTAAAAAGAATGATATCAATCAACTTGACAAGGAGAACAG AACAGCACTTCATATTGCCTGTGCCAGTGGACATGTTGAGGTGGTGCAATTCCTTGTTGAGAGCAAAGCCAAGCTTAACCTATGTGACAATCAAAATAGATCTGCCTTAATGAAG GCAGTGCAATGCCAGCATGAGCACTGTGTGAGCATACTGGTGGAGAATCATGCCGACCCTAACCTGGTGGATATCAATGGCAATACAGCCCTACATTTAGCAGCAAATATCCCTTCCATTTCCACTACTGTCCTGTTGCTGGAGCATGGGGCTGACATCAATGCTCAAAATAAG GAGGGATTCACACCCCTGACTGTGTCAGTCCGTGAGGACCATATTGACATGGCTGAATTTCTCCTAAAGGAGGGTGCTAGTGTGAATTTTATGGACCAAGGCCAAAG GTCCCCGTTAATGATAGCTGCTGGAAACGGACAAATCAGTATGTTGCGGCTGCTCTTGCGGTTTGACGCGGATATCACACTAAAGGATACCAAAGGATGGTCAGCTGATGACTACGCAGTGATGAATGGGCATCATCC TTGTTCTCTCCTGATAATTGAGCACAGTACCCAGAGGAAAGATGGCTCCCCCCTATCACATCAAGgtcagaggaaaaagaagacaaaacagCTGTTGGGCAGTCCTTTCCAAGATGTTGAAGCTGGCTTCTCTTTGGGAGGACCAGCCACTGACAAAGATG AGCATGGAGCAAATGAAGCAGGGGGAG ATTTTGAAGACAATTCTCAGTCGGAGTCACTAAGTCG GGTTTCAAAAAGTGCTGCAGATGAATGGGCTTCATCAGAAGATGAAAATGAATCAGTTTTAATTGAAAAG AAACCACCGAAGGTAAACCTACGGAAAATGATTGCATCTAAAATGAGAGAAG CTTCTGCACTGTCTGACAGATCCTTGAGTGGTACAGAATCTGAGCCAGAGAGTGAGAATAGAGTCCAGACAATTGCATCCCTCCCAAAGGCTTCACCATCCAGCAAAGTTCCACAGCGCCCAGTAGATCCCTCTCccacttccttccttcctaaAGCACCCCAGATGACTTCTAGCCCTCTTCCAAGCTCCGGAAAG AAAGAAGATTCCACtcaggatgaggatgatgataatgaccaagaggaggagagggatgaggagacaaaagaagaagacagcGTCTCGGATGAAAATGATCAACCTGAAGATAGTGGAGAGTCCCTAGACGCCACCTTACCTGTTCCTGAGACAGATGTCTCTAAAGATAAGAAAAGAG ATTTCCTGTCTGAGCTGGGTCttgagaagggagaggaggagcaggatTCTTGGGACTCTGAG tccCACTCTGAAAACCTCAATATGACACATAAAGAGAAACAAAGCTTGCACACTCAGGATCAAGAAGAGATGGCCACTGTTGAAGAAGAGATTAAAGAAA TTGAAAACGACGACAATGGTGATGATAAAGGAGGCGAACATGCTGATGAAGATGATACTATACAGAAAAAG ACTGAGAAGGCAAAATGGAAACCACTTCGTGTTTTGAGCAAACTTGAAGGAGATAACGAACAAAAGACCG ACTTAATGGAAGAGCTGGGTCTGGGTGATGTTGATGATCTTGAAG ATGCATCAGACTGGGACTCAGCCAGCACTACCAGTAAGAGAACCTTGCCCAGCCGCAGAATGCCCTCCCCTGGAATTgaggagttcccagaatgctccTCTCCATCTGTCAAAGAGCAGGATGAAGTCATTGCTCCAGCAGCCCCCCTGACACCTCAGAGGAGCATTAACTCCAACAAGACATTGCCCAGCACACCCCATCAACCTGCGCCGCAACCACAGCCTCGAGCAAGGAAGATGGTGCTTCAGAAATCAGAGAGTGAAGAAG AATCAGATTGGGAACCAGACAATGTGGCGTCCACTTGCAACACAGCCAAGATTGACAATCAGCTGCAAAACATAGCTGAGCTTCAGGCAGTGGTTACACCAG GTTCCCCTGAGCTCTCACCAATGGCAAGAGACAGTAAAAGTAATCTAGAGCCTGTAAAGCAGCAACAAAAG GAGATAGATGAGGCAGTAGATACATGCCAGTTAGATCTGAACCCATGTCCATCTGACCATGTGGACTCTGACGGTGGAGAAAAGGATAATGACTTTGTATATGAGCGCAGTCCTGCAGAAAGAAGTAAAGGGGGTTATGTACCGTGGGAGAATCGCTACGAGAAGCTCTGGGTTGAGGTGGAGAAAAGGGAGGTCAAATCCACTTTCAAGAATGTTGCTGGTGAATTAAAAGAGAAGTTTGGAGAACTGCTCAAATCAAGACATTCTACAGAAGAAGAACAGGCCACGGCTGACTTTACTGCTACAGAAGAAGAGTcaagtgatgaagatgaagaagggGAAGTCATTGTGCGCCCCATGGCCAGAGCGAGGAATACCGTCCTTCTCACTATACCTGAGCAGAGGGAGTCTGGACTAGAAGACTCTGTGACGGAGTCAACTGACAACTCCTTATGCGAGAACTTGATACAGGTCTGTGAGCCCCTGGCTAGTGAGAGCATCATGTGTCCAGAGCCATATCTACTACCTGATGATATTTTGGAGGAGTCTCTTTCACCTCAACTCGCCACAGCACAAAAAGACAGCAGCTTATCACCTGTTACCACAACATTTACTGATAATCACACCGTACCCACGTTGGATGGAGACCTGAGCACATTCTTAAAAGATGTGGCCAAACTAGGGCCATTCCACAAACCACATCTGGACCCCATCTGGAaggacaacaatgctaatggtGATGAagctgagaaaaacaacaggagCTCAGAAGAGGATCCTGAAGAACTTATCACGTCTCATCCCCCCTCACTAAGCAGACGTTCAGCATCTATCCAAGGTGTTTCTGATGAGGAGCTGGAAGAAGACATGGAAAGATTTAAACTTGAG GTTGGCAGGGAGACAACAAGGACTGCTATGCGAGTGCACAAATTAAGTACTTCCTGGGATACTGGTGGAACACCATTGGAAGAAGTGAGTCCTGGGAAACCTGAGACCAGAGCAAGAGCAATTTACCAGGAACAGCAACCTGTGGCCACCAAGAG CACCAACGGGGCACCAGTGCAATTGCATCTCCCACTCCAGCAGAGCTGCAATAGCAACAGACAGGAGGGCCAAGCTGTAGAGGAGACCTTACAGCTGGAGCTGGTCAGAGGGGCCCGGCGCAGCGGAGCCCCTCAGACCAACACTCATGTCAATGGAgatcctctctctgtgtttgatGATAGCACTTTAAGTGAAGTGTCGGACGATGAAGGAAG GTTTCCAACCAGTGGGAAACAGAAAACTGAG AACACTGAAGTTGAGATGGCAGAAGACTTTGATGAACTCACTCAGTCATCCGACACAGCCACAGATGACATTGACTCTCCCACTTCAGGCTATCGTCACGCATCCCTCCTCATTCAGAAGCTGGACTCAGCCACTTTGG ACTCGAGAAGCATGGTGAAACTGCAGAACATTTTCCATGAATATGAGCGCTCCATCCAAAAGGCAAGGAGTCGCCATGGGTACCTGGCAGACAAGGTGAGCCAtttggagatggagagggcGGAGTTGAAGACTTCTTTGGAGGAAGTTAAAGATGTTAAATCTGCCTTGGAGCGCAACCAGCTGGAACTGCAGACTGAAGTCACAAACCTCAA ATTTCAGCTGAAACAAGAGCAGGAAAATAGCCGCAATGCCACCATGATGTACAACACAACCCGAGATAAGCTCAGGAGGATGGAGGAGCAGCATCAGCTGGAGGTTCAGGAGAGACAAAAGGTGGAGCTCACCCTCAGGAATCTGGAGCTGGAGATGAGAACACTGGTCAGCAACGTTAAACAG CTTGAAGAGGACCACAGTGAAAGCCAGAGACTGCTGGCCCAGGAGCGCAGTGCTCGGACGCTGCAGGAGAATCTGCTCAACAGCCATCTCCGTAAACAGCAAGAGATAGAGGACGAGAACAAAAGAAACATGAGCAAAAGCAATGAG GCTTTGTCCCAGCTCACTGAAGCCAGTGACAGGGAGAGGGAGTTGCTCCAGCAGACTGCTACCTTGCAGGAGCAACTGACCAGCCTGAGAACAGACCTTGAACATTTGCAGGCCAACAGCAGTCTTAAAGAGAGCCATCTTTTGGAAGAGAACGAGGCCCTCAAGGAACAGCTAGAAGACGCTCGTCGAGATCTCAAACTCAACAGTGAAGCCCTGACCCAAACTGTCTTCAACTGCAATAACCAGGTGACCACCCTGAAGTCTGAGTTAGCTATGACAACAACCCGGTTGGAAAATGAGCGGCAGACTCGCGAAGCACTGGATGCAGAGGTGGAGTCCACTCGTACCCGCCTGGCTGGAGCCATTAAGGAAGCCGAGCTTTGCCGGGCAgctaacacagacacagagagaactCTGCTCCGGGAGAAAGATGAACACCAGCGTCTTAAAGACAGATTCACAG gtgAAGCAGCCAGTCAACGCGAGCAAGTCAGCAGCCTGTCACAGAAGCTTGCCAAGGCAGAGACTCGTGCAAACAGCATGGAAAATGAAGTTTATAGGGCGACACTTCAGTTGACGGAGAAGGGCCTGCTGCTGGAGgtcctgcagagagagaaggacCAGGCAGCTTTACGCGTCAAAGAGTTAGAAGCGGCTCTGCAGGCCGAGAGAGAGCTGGTCAGCCGTGCCGGAGCACGCCAAGAGGCCGTGCAGGAGCGACTTGCCCAAACCCAGAGTGAGTGCATGCTACTGCGGCAACAGCTAGAGGAGGCCCAAAACAAAGGTGTTGCAAAGGATCATGCTGTTACAGATGCCCAAGAGCGCTTCAGTGACATTCTGTCCAAGCTGCACTCTGACAGCGAAGAGAGAGTACATCTAGTGgaggagagaaataaagagctTGCCAGTAAGGCTGCTGATCTTCGAGATCAGATCTACAAGTTAGAGGAAGAGAAGAGCGAAAGAGAG ACAAGTGTAaggcagctgcagcaggagctAGCCGACTCACTCAAGAAGCTGTCAATGAGTGAAGCTTCTCTGGAGGTCAACACACGCTATCGCAATGACCTGGAAGAGGAGAAGGCTCGGCTCTTTAAAGACTTGGACAGGCTCAAAGGAAAG CTGGAGGAAAGCGAAGACCAGTATATGCAAGCTGAGAGACGTATTAACAGTCTAAAGAGCTGTCTGGAGGAAAGGGAGAAGCAACTCACCACTGCTGCTCAGAAACAGCAGGAGGTGCTGTCCGCCTCAGCAGCTGCTGACACCACCATCAAACAGCTGGAGGAAGCTATGCAAAG GCTCGAGATAGAGAACGCCCGGCTAGAAGCTGCTGCAAAGCAACAATCCAACAAAATTGATGCACTTCAGAAAGGGGCTCAGGAATCTGCCATG CTATCTGATCGCTCGCCTGGAGGAGGGGTTGGTATTGTGGAT GTCAGAGGTCATCTGGAGGACTTGGTCACAAACCTCCAAAGCAGTAAGATGACTTTGGAAGACCAACTCAGTCGAGAG GTCCAGAAGCAAAGCATGCTGTCTCACACAGCCCAGGACTCGCAGGCCTTGTGGGAGGAGGAACTGAAGAGCCGCTCTAAGTTAGGATTGCGCCTGGCAGAgcttgaaaaggaaaaaggagacCTGAGCACCCAG ATGgaaatagaaaagaagaaagccaAGAAAATAGCAGAGCAGAAAAAGGCTGTGGACACCCGGCTGGATCaagagatgaagagaaacacagagctccaaaaagaaatgtacag GTTGCGTACTGTATTGAAGACTGCAAAGAAGAAATTGCGGGATCAGGACACTGGTGCAGCAGAATTCGGCTTTCCCATGAACAGTCTACGGGAGgacacaggcagacacagcCAAGCAGAGGGTGCCCTTGCACGATTGAAAGAAAAG GTCGATGATCTACAGATGCAACTGGAGAAGGAAGGGTCCCGTCGCAGCCAGCTAGAGAAGGTGAACGGAGACCTTAAGGATCAGCTGTCTTCCCTAAAGAGCTTGAGCCGCAGTAACGAGCACCTGGAGAGGGGAAAGAGGCAGCTTGAGGAGGAAGTGCTGGACCTGAGACGCCGAATGGAGGCTGTTCAGATGGAGCAGAGCCAGGTGGAACAGTACCGCCATGATGCAGAGGAGCGGGCCCGTCAGGAGATTCAACAGAAACTGGAGCAGGTCAACATCTTCCTGCAG TCGCAGGCAGCATCCCAGGAAGCATTAGATCAGATTAAAGCGGCCAATGAGACCAGCCTGCGTTCTCAGCTGGAGCAGAAGATCCGGGAGCTGGAGGGTGAACTGGGCCGGGCCCGCGCCACCCATCATGACAGCCTCAGTCAAAAAGAATCCACACGCACGGAGCTAGAGAGATACCGCCAGCTCTACACAGAGGAGCTGCGCAGCCGCAAGTCCCTGACTGCCAAACTAGAGAG GGCCAACAGTCGTCTAGCGGAAGCCAATTCTAAGTTGCTCAATGAGCGCAGCAGGTCTCTGATCACCAGCAGCATCGCAAACGGTAGCCTTGGAGGGCCCTCGCTGGACCTGGGCTCTTTGGGTTCCCCAGCACAATATGGGACCACACTGGGACCCCTCAACAGGAGCCTAGGCCTGGGATTCTCCCTCCTCAGCCCTGTTACTGAGGGGCAGAACAGCCGGGTGGAGGACTACCTTGCCAAG